The Enterobacter asburiae genome window below encodes:
- the rimJ gene encoding ribosomal protein S5-alanine N-acetyltransferase has translation MFGYRSNVPKVRLTTDRLVVRLVHERDAWRLADYYAENRQFLKPWEPVRDESHCYPSGWQARLSMITEFHKQGSAFYFALLDPEEKEIIGIANFSNVVRGSFHACYLGYSIGQKWQGQGLMYEALTVAIRYMQRTQHIHRIMANYMPHNQRSGNLLARLGFEKEGYAKDYLLIDGEWRDHVLTALTTRDWTAGR, from the coding sequence ATGTTTGGCTATCGCAGTAATGTGCCAAAAGTGCGTCTGACAACGGACAGGCTGGTCGTTCGTCTGGTGCATGAGCGTGATGCCTGGCGTCTGGCGGATTATTACGCCGAGAATCGCCAGTTTTTAAAACCCTGGGAACCCGTTCGGGATGAGAGCCATTGTTACCCTTCCGGCTGGCAGGCGCGCCTCAGCATGATTACGGAATTTCACAAGCAGGGCAGCGCGTTCTATTTCGCGCTGCTGGATCCTGAAGAAAAAGAGATTATCGGGATCGCCAATTTTTCAAACGTGGTGCGCGGGTCGTTTCACGCCTGCTACCTCGGCTACTCCATCGGCCAGAAATGGCAGGGGCAGGGGCTGATGTACGAGGCGTTAACGGTGGCGATCCGCTATATGCAACGCACGCAGCATATCCATCGCATCATGGCGAACTATATGCCGCATAATCAGCGCAGCGGCAATTTGCTGGCGCGTTTAGGGTTCGAGAAAGAGGGTTACGCCAAAGACTATCTGCTGATAGACGGAGAGTGGCGCGACCACGTTCTGACGGCGTTAACCACCCGGGACTGGACCGCAGGTCGTTAA
- a CDS encoding YceH family protein gives MKYQLNGTEARVIGCLLEKQVTTPEQYPLSVNAVTMACNQKTNREPVMNLSEHEVQDVLDALVKRHYLRTVSGFGNRVTKYEQRFCNSEFGDLKLSSAEVAVITTLLLRGAQTPGELRTRASRMHEFSDMQEVEQTLEGLASREDGPYVVRLAREPGKRESRYMHLFSGDVDVATATAESDAGSSASNDTLAARVEALEEEVAGLKQRLDALLAHLGD, from the coding sequence ATGAAGTATCAGCTAAACGGTACAGAAGCGCGCGTGATTGGGTGCTTACTCGAAAAACAGGTCACCACGCCGGAGCAGTATCCGCTCTCCGTCAACGCCGTAACCATGGCCTGCAACCAGAAGACCAACCGCGAGCCGGTGATGAACCTCAGCGAGCATGAGGTTCAGGACGTGCTGGATGCGTTGGTTAAACGCCACTATCTGCGCACCGTCAGCGGCTTCGGCAACCGCGTGACCAAATACGAACAGCGCTTCTGTAACTCCGAATTTGGCGACCTGAAGCTGAGCAGTGCGGAAGTGGCGGTCATCACCACGCTGTTGCTGCGCGGGGCGCAGACGCCGGGAGAGCTGCGCACGCGCGCTTCCCGTATGCATGAGTTCAGCGATATGCAGGAAGTTGAGCAGACCCTGGAAGGGCTGGCTTCTCGCGAAGACGGCCCATACGTGGTGCGTCTGGCGCGCGAGCCGGGCAAACGTGAAAGCCGCTATATGCACCTGTTCAGCGGCGACGTCGATGTCGCTACCGCTACCGCGGAGAGCGACGCGGGATCCTCAGCAAGTAATGACACCCTTGCCGCGCGCGTAGAGGCGCTGGAAGAAGAGGTCGCCGGGCTGAAACAGCGTCTGGATGCGTTGCTGGCACATTTGGGAGACTGA
- a CDS encoding Gfo/Idh/MocA family protein, with the protein MKKLRVGVVGLGGIAQKAWLPVLGAATDWTLQGAWSPTREKAERICETWRIPYAASLQDLARECDAVFVHTSTATHYQVVSELLNLGVHVCVDKPLAENVQDAERLIELAARKKLTLMVGFNRRFAPLYQQLKAQSGTLASLRMDKHRTDSIGPNDLRFTLLDDYLHVVDTALWLSNGNAQLKSGTLVTNDQGQMVYAEHHFAVEHLQITTSMHRRAGSQRESVQAVTEGALYDITDMREWREEKGNGVVTLPAPGWQSTLEQRGFAGCARHFITCVQNQTVPETSGEQAILAQRIVERLWRDAMSE; encoded by the coding sequence GTGAAAAAATTACGCGTAGGCGTGGTGGGGCTGGGCGGCATCGCGCAAAAAGCCTGGCTGCCTGTTTTAGGTGCGGCGACGGACTGGACCCTGCAAGGGGCATGGTCACCCACCCGAGAAAAAGCAGAACGTATCTGCGAAACCTGGCGCATTCCGTATGCTGCCTCTCTGCAGGATCTGGCCCGCGAGTGTGATGCGGTCTTTGTGCATACCTCAACGGCAACCCACTATCAGGTGGTGAGCGAGCTGCTCAATTTGGGGGTTCACGTCTGCGTGGATAAGCCGCTGGCGGAAAATGTTCAGGATGCCGAACGGCTGATTGAGCTGGCCGCGCGCAAAAAACTGACGCTGATGGTGGGCTTCAATCGCCGCTTCGCGCCGCTTTATCAGCAGCTGAAGGCGCAGTCGGGCACGCTCGCCTCGCTGCGGATGGATAAGCACCGCACCGACAGCATTGGGCCAAACGATCTGCGCTTCACCCTTCTGGATGATTATCTGCACGTTGTGGATACGGCGCTGTGGCTGAGCAACGGTAATGCGCAGCTGAAGAGCGGTACCCTGGTGACAAACGATCAGGGGCAGATGGTCTACGCGGAACACCACTTCGCCGTTGAGCATCTTCAGATTACCACCAGCATGCACCGTCGGGCGGGAAGCCAGCGTGAATCCGTGCAGGCGGTGACCGAGGGCGCGCTGTACGACATTACGGACATGCGCGAGTGGCGGGAAGAGAAGGGCAACGGCGTGGTGACGCTCCCGGCGCCAGGCTGGCAGAGCACCCTCGAGCAGCGCGGTTTCGCAGGATGCGCCCGCCACTTTATCACCTGCGTGCAAAATCAGACGGTTCCTGAAACGTCCGGCGAGCAGGCCATTCTGGCGCAGCGCATTGTGGAAAGGCTCTGGCGCGATGCCATGAGCGAATAA
- the murJ gene encoding murein biosynthesis integral membrane protein MurJ: MNLLKSLAAVSSMTMFSRVLGFARDAIVARVFGAGMATDAFFVAFKLPNLLRRIFAEGAFSQAFVPILAEYKSKQGEDATRVFVSYVSGLLTLALAVVTVLGMLAAPWVIMVTAPGFADTADKFALTSQLLRITFPYILLISLASLVGAILNTWNRFSVPAFAPTFLNVSMIGFALFAAPHFNPPVLALAWAVTVGGVLQLAYQLPHLKKIGMLVLPRINLKDAGAMRVIKQMGPAILGVSVSQISLIINTIFASFLVSGSVSWMYYADRLMEFPSGVLGVALGTILLPSLSKSFASGNHDEYCRLMDWGLRLCFLLALPSAVALGILAKPLTVSLFQYGKFTAFDAAMTQRALIAYSVGLMGLIVVKVLAPGFYSRQDIKTPVKIAIVTLIMTQLMNLAFIGPLKHAGLSLSIGLAACLNAGLLYWQLRKQDIFTPQPGWGSFLVRLIIAVLVMSAALLGMMYVMPEWSLGTMPYRLMRLMAVVGVGVVAYFATLAVLGFKVKEFARRTA; this comes from the coding sequence ATGAACTTATTAAAATCGCTGGCGGCCGTCAGCTCGATGACCATGTTTTCCCGCGTGCTGGGTTTTGCGCGCGACGCCATTGTGGCAAGGGTATTTGGTGCAGGGATGGCCACGGACGCCTTTTTCGTCGCGTTCAAATTGCCGAACCTGCTGCGTCGTATTTTTGCTGAAGGGGCGTTTTCCCAGGCATTCGTGCCCATTCTGGCGGAATATAAAAGCAAGCAGGGTGAAGACGCAACGCGCGTCTTTGTTTCTTATGTATCCGGGCTGCTGACGCTGGCCTTGGCGGTGGTGACCGTACTCGGGATGCTGGCCGCGCCGTGGGTGATTATGGTGACCGCGCCCGGTTTTGCCGATACGGCTGACAAATTTGCGCTGACCTCGCAGCTGCTGCGCATCACTTTCCCCTATATTCTGCTCATCTCGCTGGCCTCGCTGGTGGGGGCGATCCTGAACACCTGGAACCGCTTCTCTGTCCCGGCGTTTGCGCCGACGTTTCTCAACGTCAGCATGATCGGTTTTGCCCTGTTCGCCGCGCCGCACTTTAACCCGCCGGTGCTGGCGCTGGCCTGGGCGGTTACCGTCGGCGGCGTGCTGCAGCTGGCGTACCAGCTGCCGCATCTGAAAAAAATCGGCATGCTGGTGCTGCCGCGCATCAATCTCAAAGATGCCGGGGCGATGCGCGTGATCAAGCAGATGGGGCCCGCCATTCTCGGCGTCTCCGTCAGCCAGATCTCGCTTATCATCAACACCATCTTTGCCTCTTTCCTTGTGTCCGGCTCGGTTTCCTGGATGTACTACGCCGACCGTCTGATGGAGTTCCCGTCCGGGGTGCTGGGCGTGGCGCTGGGGACCATACTGCTGCCGTCGCTGTCGAAAAGCTTTGCCAGCGGCAACCATGATGAGTATTGCCGCCTGATGGACTGGGGTTTACGTCTCTGCTTCCTGCTGGCCCTGCCGAGCGCGGTGGCGCTGGGTATTCTGGCTAAACCGCTAACGGTGTCGCTCTTCCAGTACGGGAAATTCACCGCCTTTGATGCCGCGATGACCCAGCGCGCGCTGATTGCCTACTCGGTCGGATTGATGGGGCTGATCGTCGTCAAGGTGCTGGCGCCCGGGTTCTACTCGCGTCAGGACATCAAAACGCCGGTGAAAATTGCCATTGTGACGCTGATTATGACTCAGCTGATGAACCTGGCGTTTATTGGTCCGCTGAAGCATGCCGGCCTGTCGCTGTCTATTGGTCTGGCGGCCTGTCTGAATGCCGGGCTGCTGTACTGGCAGCTGCGCAAGCAGGATATCTTTACGCCGCAGCCGGGCTGGGGAAGTTTCCTGGTGCGTCTGATTATTGCGGTACTGGTGATGTCAGCCGCGCTGCTCGGCATGATGTACGTGATGCCGGAGTGGTCCCTGGGCACCATGCCTTATCGTCTGATGCGGCTGATGGCCGTGGTAGGCGTCGGGGTGGTGGCTTACTTTGCCACGCTCGCGGTGCTGGGCTTCAAAGTGAAAGAGTTTGCCCGCCGTACGGCATAA
- the flgN gene encoding flagella biosynthesis chaperone FlgN, translating into MSRLSEILDQMTVVLNDLKTVMDAEQQHLSSGHINGSALQRITEDKSSLLATLDYLEQQRRAEQDPKRSANDDIVERWQTITEKTQHLRDLNQHNGWLLEGQIERNQQALEVLKPHKETGLYGADGQTATARIAGVKKISI; encoded by the coding sequence ATGAGTCGACTGTCAGAAATACTGGATCAAATGACGGTTGTTCTTAACGACCTGAAAACGGTAATGGACGCTGAACAGCAGCATCTCTCTTCCGGTCACATCAACGGCAGCGCGCTGCAGCGTATTACTGAAGATAAAAGTTCGCTACTGGCGACGCTGGATTATCTGGAGCAGCAGCGCCGCGCTGAGCAGGATCCTAAGCGCAGCGCCAATGACGATATTGTTGAGCGCTGGCAAACCATTACCGAAAAAACCCAGCACCTGCGCGACCTTAACCAGCACAACGGCTGGCTACTGGAAGGTCAGATTGAGCGTAATCAGCAGGCGCTTGAGGTATTGAAACCGCATAAAGAAACCGGACTGTACGGTGCGGATGGTCAAACAGCGACTGCGCGTATTGCGGGAGTTAAAAAGATTTCGATTTGA
- the flgM gene encoding flagellar biosynthesis anti-sigma factor FlgM, with protein sequence MSIDRTSALKPVSAVQPRETNDAPAQKTRLEKPSTSNSTSVTLSDAQAKLMQPGSNDINMERVEALKTAIRNGELKMDTSKIADALIQEAQSFLQSN encoded by the coding sequence ATGAGCATTGATCGTACATCAGCCCTGAAGCCGGTAAGCGCTGTACAACCTCGCGAAACGAATGATGCTCCTGCGCAGAAAACGCGTCTGGAAAAACCGTCAACGTCCAACAGCACCAGCGTAACCCTGAGCGACGCGCAGGCAAAACTGATGCAGCCAGGCAGCAACGATATCAATATGGAACGTGTTGAAGCGCTGAAAACGGCTATTCGTAACGGTGAGCTGAAAATGGACACCAGCAAGATTGCTGACGCCCTGATTCAGGAAGCACAGAGTTTCTTACAGAGTAACTAA
- the flgA gene encoding flagellar basal body P-ring formation chaperone FlgA codes for MQTLKRALTATFLLFSPLVQAEGLQDQLTAFFAEKLAGFSDEVNVTVRTPPNLYPTCDQPSFSVTGTTRLWGNVNVLARCANEKRYLQVAVQATGNYVVAAVPIARGSVLQTNSVTLKRGRLDQLPPRTMLEMNQAQDAVSLRDVAPGQPIQLSMLRQSWRVKAGQQVMVVANGDGFSINSEGKALNNAAVAQNARVRMSSGQVVSGTVDSDGNILINL; via the coding sequence ATGCAAACGTTAAAACGTGCCCTGACGGCAACTTTCTTGCTGTTTAGCCCACTGGTGCAGGCTGAAGGCTTACAGGATCAGCTGACGGCTTTTTTTGCTGAAAAGCTGGCGGGCTTTAGCGATGAGGTTAACGTTACCGTGCGCACCCCACCGAATCTGTACCCTACCTGTGACCAACCGTCATTCAGCGTGACGGGAACCACCCGGCTGTGGGGAAATGTGAACGTGCTGGCACGCTGCGCGAACGAAAAACGCTATTTACAGGTTGCAGTTCAGGCGACGGGCAATTATGTTGTCGCCGCCGTGCCCATTGCGCGCGGCAGCGTGCTGCAGACGAACAGCGTGACGTTAAAACGCGGCCGTCTGGATCAGCTGCCTCCACGCACCATGCTGGAAATGAACCAGGCACAGGACGCCGTCAGCCTGCGCGATGTCGCCCCCGGCCAGCCGATACAGCTCTCAATGCTGCGTCAGTCATGGCGGGTCAAAGCGGGTCAACAGGTGATGGTGGTGGCCAACGGAGATGGCTTTAGCATCAACAGTGAAGGGAAAGCGTTAAACAATGCCGCGGTGGCGCAAAACGCCCGCGTCAGAATGTCCTCAGGCCAGGTGGTGAGCGGAACCGTCGATTCTGATGGGAATATTCTGATTAACCTATAA